CGGCTGATCCTCCTCGAATGCCACCGCGGTTCCCTGCCGTCGGCGAGGCCGTCCTTCGACATCACTTCGAGAATCCGCCCAGCTCGACTGCTCCAGCCCCCCTGCACCATTCCAGGATCGCATCCCGTTCGAGCAAGCCCAGCTCGTGCGGGATCGCGTGCCGAAATTCCTTCTTGGCGTCCCGGGAAACGTAGGACGAGGTAGCCAGCACCACCTGGCTCGCACGATTCAATGCGCGTATGCCGTACAGCGCGCGGACGACTGCCACGCCAACCTTGCGTGAAGGATCGTATCGCTTCGCCTCGATCAGGACCTTGAGTTCGTTGGGCATGCTCTTCCTGAGCGCAATGATATCGTAGCCCCCATCGCGCGTCCGGACCGACAACTCCACTTCCCAGCCGTGATCGCGGTAAACCTCGGCGACCAACTCCTCGAACTTCCGCGGATCGATCCGGTGCAGTTCGTCGGGGTGCGCCGCCAGATGCCGCCTGAGCTCGGTCCACGGTCCTGAAACCACCCGGATCAGCGGCGGCACCCGCTCTATGGTGCCGCTGCTCTCCGCCGGGTGAGCGAACGGTTCGATCAGCCATTTCAGGAGCTGCTCGAACCGTTCGGGACTGGCGTATTTCGACAGCAGGCGAGTGTTTGAATCGCCACGCGCTGTCTCCTCGGCCAGCTCTGGCACAGCGGACCGGATGATGACGCGTGCCTCGGGGGTGATCGGGCGGATGACCGCGTTCAGGAACTCGATCCCTTCCAGCGGCCCCTCGTCGCGCTCGCGATCCCGGAAGAGGTTCTGGATGTAACCCAGTATCCGGTGGTGCTCCCGGGCAACGAAGTTTATGGCTGCTTCATCCGAGGAGAACAGCTCCAGGCGCAGAGGAGCCGGCACCACGCTACGGCAGGCCAGCTCGTAGAAGTTGAGACTCTCGATGTCGTCATCCAGCGCGACGATGATGGTTCGCTCGGTCATGGTCATGCTGATGAGGACGCGAACAGATCCGTCTCGCAGAAGCAGCGACCCTACACGAACAGCTTCGCCACCTCCGGCTTCGTCACCTTGCCCATCGCGTTGCGCGGGAGCGCGTCGACGGCGCGGAGGGCGCGGGGGAGCTTGTAGGGCGCCAGCCGCTCGCGCGCCCACGGCTGCAGCTCGTCCAGCGTGAGCGGCATCCCCCCGCGCAGCTCGACCGCGGCGCACACCCGCTCGCCCCACTCCGCGTCCGCCACGCCGACGACGGCGCACTCCGCCACCGCGGGGTGGGTCCGCAGCACCTCCTCGATCTCCAGCGCGGAGACCTTGAAGCCGCCGGTCTTGATGATGTCGACGCTGCGGCGGCCCAGGATGCGGAAGTAGCCGTCCTCCACCACCGCCACGTCGCCGGTGCGGAACCAGCGGCCGGCGCGAAACGCCTCGGCGGTGGCGTCGGGGCGGCGCCAGTACTCCAGGAATACGCCGGGCCCGCGCACCTCGATCTCCCCCGGCGCGCCGGGCTCCACCTCCCCCCCGTCCTCGTCCACCAGCCGCACCTCCACGCCGGGAAGCGGCATCCCCACCGAGCCGGGGCGGCGATCACCGTGCAGCGGGTTGCTGAGCGCCATCCCGATCTCCGTCATCCCGTAGCGCTCCAGCAGCGTGTGGCCACTGATCTCGCGCCACCGCTCGAGCGTGCTCACCGGCAGCGCGGCCGAACCCGACACCATCAGCCGCATCGCCCCGCACCCCGCCGACATCCGCGCGCGCCGCTCCTCCGGCGCCGCCTCCCACGCGGCGATCAGCCGGTTGTAGACGGTCGGCACGGCCATGAAGACGGTGAGCTCGCGCGCCTCGATGCGCGCCCACACCGCGTCCGCGTCGAACTTCGCGTGCACCTCGCAGACGGCGCCGTTCCAGAGCGCGCACGACAGGATGTTGACGATGCCGTGCACGTGGTGGAGCGGCAGCACCAGCAGCGTGCGGTCGTCGGCGCGCCATCCCCACGCGCCGGTCAGCGTCTCCACCTGCGCGCGGAGGTTGGCGTGCGTCCAGACGACGCCCTTGGGCCGGCCGGTGGTGCCGCTCGTGTACAGCATCATCGCCCGCCGCTCCTCGTCGACCCGCGGGAGCGCGGATGGAGACACGGCGAGCGCCTCGTCCGTCGTCAGGAAGCGCGCGCCGTGCGCCTTCGCCAGCGGCCGCAGCGTCTCCGCGAACTGCGGGTGGGCGACGACGATGGAGGCGTCCGCGTCCCCGATCGCGTACTCCAGCTCCGCGGGGGGATGCGAGACGGCGAGCGGCACTCCGATCCCCCCCGCGCGCCACACGCCCCACTGCACCGCCGCGTACTCGAGCGACGGGGGGACGAGGAAGCACACCCGCGCCTCGCCGAGATCCTCCGCGCCGGCCAGCAGCGCCGCGGCGACACGCGCGGAGGCGTCGACGAGCTCCGCGTACGTGTGCGCCCCCGCCGCGTCGACGATGGCGGTGCGATCAGCGTGTTCGCGGGCACGGGAGACGAGGGGAAGGTCGATCGGCGGCATTCGGTCGGGACGGGAGGGGCGGCAGGGGCGGTGGGCGAGCGGCCCAATGTAAAGGCCACAGCGGCAGCGCGCACCGTCTGGGCACCCGCCCGCGCCGCGCCTCGCGGGGGCCGGATCGAGCGTGCCGGGCGACACTCCGCAGTGCTTGACACGCCGTGACCTGCTCTTCATTACTTGTCTCAAACCAACAGATCGCGTTCGTACCGCGCCCACGCACTGCCCGCGCATCGTCAGCGCAGGCGTGGGGCCTCGTGCTTTTCCAAGATCCGCCGACGCCCTCTCGTTACGGCGCCAACCGGAGCCGATCCCCCCAGCTCCCGTGCGCCCGGACCGCTTTGCAAGGAGGGGCCATGAGCGCTTCGAACCCACCCTTCCAGCCTAGTCTGCGACGGTGCCGGCGATCGCCTCGGACCGCCCGCCGGTAAATCCGCGCGCTCCGTCGCAGACTCCAGCGAAGACCCGTCCGTCTCTTTCCTGGAGGGGTTATGAGTCTCTACGGTCCCCACGTGCGCAGGCCGCTGGTCCTGCGCGTGCCCACCGCGGCGAAACTGGCCGCAGCGGGACTCGTCGCGCTTCTCATGGCCGGGTGCGCTGACGCACCCC
The nucleotide sequence above comes from Longimicrobium sp.. Encoded proteins:
- a CDS encoding acyl-CoA synthetase, encoding MPPIDLPLVSRAREHADRTAIVDAAGAHTYAELVDASARVAAALLAGAEDLGEARVCFLVPPSLEYAAVQWGVWRAGGIGVPLAVSHPPAELEYAIGDADASIVVAHPQFAETLRPLAKAHGARFLTTDEALAVSPSALPRVDEERRAMMLYTSGTTGRPKGVVWTHANLRAQVETLTGAWGWRADDRTLLVLPLHHVHGIVNILSCALWNGAVCEVHAKFDADAVWARIEARELTVFMAVPTVYNRLIAAWEAAPEERRARMSAGCGAMRLMVSGSAALPVSTLERWREISGHTLLERYGMTEIGMALSNPLHGDRRPGSVGMPLPGVEVRLVDEDGGEVEPGAPGEIEVRGPGVFLEYWRRPDATAEAFRAGRWFRTGDVAVVEDGYFRILGRRSVDIIKTGGFKVSALEIEEVLRTHPAVAECAVVGVADAEWGERVCAAVELRGGMPLTLDELQPWARERLAPYKLPRALRAVDALPRNAMGKVTKPEVAKLFV
- a CDS encoding restriction endonuclease; this encodes MTERTIIVALDDDIESLNFYELACRSVVPAPLRLELFSSDEAAINFVAREHHRILGYIQNLFRDRERDEGPLEGIEFLNAVIRPITPEARVIIRSAVPELAEETARGDSNTRLLSKYASPERFEQLLKWLIEPFAHPAESSGTIERVPPLIRVVSGPWTELRRHLAAHPDELHRIDPRKFEELVAEVYRDHGWEVELSVRTRDGGYDIIALRKSMPNELKVLIEAKRYDPSRKVGVAVVRALYGIRALNRASQVVLATSSYVSRDAKKEFRHAIPHELGLLERDAILEWCRGAGAVELGGFSK